Proteins found in one Hymenobacter sp. YIM 151500-1 genomic segment:
- a CDS encoding DUF6660 family protein, producing the protein MRLLALFFAFYFSCLSIMTCSDEASVGKNPQQTTMAATSHSSDGTNALGDWCSPLCQCHCCPGVVMPGPATMPLVQAPLPDWNKAQRHAFFVVAAPTRASGAVWQPPQA; encoded by the coding sequence ATGCGCCTGCTAGCCCTGTTTTTTGCCTTCTACTTCTCGTGCCTGTCGATAATGACTTGCTCCGACGAAGCCTCCGTGGGCAAAAACCCGCAGCAGACGACCATGGCTGCCACTTCTCACTCCAGCGACGGCACCAATGCCCTGGGTGATTGGTGCTCCCCCCTTTGCCAGTGCCACTGCTGCCCCGGCGTGGTTATGCCGGGGCCGGCAACGATGCCCCTGGTGCAAGCGCCCTTGCCGGACTGGAACAAGGCCCAGCGCCACGCTTTTTTCGTGGTAGCCGCTCCGACGCGGGCATCGGGGGCCGTGTGGCAGCCGCCCCAGGCCTAG
- a CDS encoding CusA/CzcA family heavy metal efflux RND transporter — translation MFDRLIHFSIHNKLLIGLLTLALVVWGGYSLSRLPIDAVPDITTNQVVVYTVAPSLAAGDIERLVSFPVEQSVATIPGREEVRSFSRFGLSVVTIVFEDQIDIYWARQQVAERLREAESQIPPSVGRPELAPVSTGLGEVYQYLVRAKPGYEQRYDARELRTIQDWIVRRQLLGTPGVADVASFGGQLKQYEVRLDPARLRALNVTTEQVYQAVAANNQNAGGAYLDQKPTAYFIRTEGLAENAADLGNIVVRTTQGGLPVLVRDVADVRVGSAVRYGAMTRNDEGEVTGGIVLMLKGANANEVIQAVKQRMQTVRKSLPEGVTIDVYLDRSDLVGRAIGTVKTNLVEGALIVIFVLVLFLGNWRAGLVVASVIPLAMLFAIGLMRLFGVSGNLLSLGAIDFGLVVDGAVIIVEAIVHRLHGGQLQVPAGRLNAAQMDEETYHAASKIRSSAAFGEIIILIVYLPLLALAGIEGKMFRPMAETVAFAIIGAFILSLTYVPMMSALVLSRSTASTRTFSDRMMRWLEARYRPVLAWALRRQALVLGSAAVLFAGALLLFRTLGGEFIPQLSEGDFAVEMRTLTGSSLSYTIDKSQQAAAILQRQFPEVKEVVTKIGAAEIPTDPMPVEGGDLMVILEKDPRKWTSARTQEELAERMAEALRVIPGMTFGFQQPIQMRFNELISGAKQDVVLKIYGEDLQLLGAYAQRAARLVRQVEGAEDVYVEQVTGLPQIVVKLDRNRLARFGLNADDVNRTVQTAFAGQTAGQLFEQERRFDVVLRLAPELRQNINNVRQLLVATPRGEQIPLEQVATVDLQEGPNQIQRDDAKRRITVAFNVRGRDVESVVRELQGKVDAQLPLAPGYYTTYGGQFENLRQATERLGIAVPVALLLIFVLLFFTFRSLKQSVLIFTAIPLSAIGGVLALWLRGMPFSISAGVGFIALFGVAVLNGIVLIGYFNQLKAEGRQNLYQRILEGTQVRLRPVLMTATVASLGFLPMALSQSAGAEVQRPLATVVIGGLVTATLLTLLVLPVLYAWSERIAQPAEKPTPAPVLPASLVLFLGLLGGVLTGSPARAQGPLSATQAVRQALQANGTVQAAQRALEAQQALRRTAYDVGRTTLVGTYGSINSPQPDNVVSIGQSLALPGYYRAQAGLSQAQVAGREQQLAQVQAELRRQVRRSYEQAVYARHRLRTLRGQDSIYSEFLRAAQLRFKTGEVNRLEPANAIIQQGETQNLLAQSRADLVVAQRQLQALLQAPQAITVADSTLQLLPPPPADTARLAATPQARALQQQIAERRAETRLERARGLPEVSVGYTNQSLRGVYEEGGRPVTYGPGDRFHSVQAGVALPLVRGPQRARVQAAQLQEQVAAATYQRYRAEAAAQLDELRTRLQEQQRRVRFYEQTALPQAAAIVRLSQLSYKAGETTYSELLLNLERALSVRTAYLDAVLQHNQTVIDLDYLLGAAQ, via the coding sequence ATGTTTGACCGGCTGATTCATTTTTCCATTCACAACAAGCTCCTCATTGGGCTGCTGACGCTGGCGCTGGTCGTCTGGGGCGGCTACTCGCTGAGTCGGCTGCCGATTGACGCGGTGCCCGACATCACCACCAACCAGGTCGTCGTCTACACGGTGGCCCCGTCGCTGGCCGCCGGCGACATCGAGCGCCTGGTGTCCTTTCCCGTCGAGCAGAGCGTGGCCACCATTCCCGGCCGCGAGGAAGTGCGCTCGTTTTCGCGCTTCGGCCTGTCGGTGGTCACCATCGTCTTCGAGGACCAGATTGACATTTACTGGGCCCGCCAGCAGGTGGCCGAGCGCCTGCGCGAGGCGGAAAGCCAGATTCCGCCCAGCGTCGGCCGGCCGGAGCTGGCGCCCGTCAGCACCGGCCTGGGCGAGGTGTACCAGTACCTGGTGCGGGCCAAGCCCGGCTACGAGCAGCGCTACGACGCCCGCGAGCTGCGCACCATTCAGGACTGGATAGTGCGGCGCCAGCTGCTGGGCACGCCCGGCGTGGCCGACGTGGCCAGCTTCGGCGGCCAGCTCAAGCAGTACGAAGTCCGGTTGGACCCGGCGCGCCTGCGCGCGTTGAACGTCACCACCGAGCAGGTGTACCAGGCCGTGGCCGCCAACAACCAGAACGCCGGCGGGGCCTACCTGGACCAGAAGCCCACGGCCTACTTTATCCGCACCGAGGGCTTGGCCGAGAATGCCGCCGACCTGGGCAACATCGTCGTGCGCACCACCCAGGGCGGGCTGCCCGTGCTCGTGCGCGACGTGGCCGACGTGCGCGTGGGCTCGGCGGTGCGCTACGGGGCCATGACCCGCAACGACGAGGGGGAGGTCACCGGCGGCATCGTGCTCATGCTCAAAGGGGCCAACGCCAACGAGGTCATCCAGGCCGTGAAGCAGCGGATGCAGACCGTGCGCAAGTCCTTGCCCGAAGGAGTCACCATCGACGTGTACCTGGACCGTTCCGACCTGGTGGGCCGTGCCATCGGTACCGTGAAAACCAACCTGGTGGAGGGCGCGCTCATCGTCATCTTCGTGCTGGTGCTCTTCCTCGGCAACTGGCGGGCTGGCCTGGTGGTGGCCTCAGTCATTCCGCTGGCCATGCTCTTTGCCATCGGCCTGATGCGCTTGTTCGGCGTGTCGGGCAACCTGCTCTCGCTCGGCGCCATCGACTTCGGCTTGGTGGTGGACGGGGCCGTTATCATCGTCGAAGCCATTGTGCACCGCCTGCACGGCGGGCAGCTGCAGGTGCCGGCGGGCCGCCTGAATGCCGCCCAGATGGACGAGGAAACCTACCACGCGGCCAGCAAGATTCGTTCCTCCGCCGCCTTTGGGGAAATCATCATCCTGATTGTGTACCTGCCCCTGTTGGCCTTGGCCGGCATTGAAGGCAAGATGTTTCGCCCCATGGCTGAAACCGTGGCTTTTGCCATCATCGGCGCCTTTATCCTCTCCCTGACCTACGTACCGATGATGTCGGCGCTGGTGCTGAGCCGCTCCACGGCCAGCACGCGCACGTTCTCCGACCGCATGATGCGCTGGCTCGAAGCCCGCTACCGCCCGGTACTGGCGTGGGCGCTGCGCCGCCAGGCCCTGGTGCTGGGCTCGGCCGCCGTACTCTTTGCCGGGGCGCTGCTGCTGTTTCGCACCCTGGGCGGGGAGTTCATCCCGCAGCTCTCGGAAGGCGACTTTGCTGTGGAGATGCGCACGCTCACCGGCTCCTCACTGAGCTATACCATCGATAAAAGCCAGCAGGCCGCCGCCATTCTGCAGCGGCAGTTTCCCGAAGTCAAGGAGGTGGTCACCAAAATCGGCGCCGCCGAAATTCCCACCGACCCCATGCCGGTGGAAGGCGGTGACCTGATGGTTATCCTGGAGAAAGACCCGCGCAAGTGGACCTCGGCCCGCACCCAGGAAGAGTTGGCCGAGCGGATGGCCGAGGCGCTGCGCGTGATTCCGGGCATGACCTTCGGCTTCCAGCAGCCCATCCAGATGCGTTTCAACGAGCTTATCAGCGGCGCCAAGCAGGACGTGGTGCTCAAAATCTACGGCGAAGACCTGCAGCTGCTGGGAGCCTACGCCCAACGCGCGGCCCGCCTGGTCCGGCAGGTGGAAGGGGCCGAAGACGTGTACGTGGAGCAGGTCACCGGCCTGCCGCAAATCGTGGTCAAGCTCGACCGCAACCGCCTGGCCCGCTTCGGCCTGAATGCCGATGACGTGAACCGCACCGTGCAAACCGCCTTCGCCGGCCAGACCGCCGGCCAGCTCTTCGAGCAGGAGCGCCGGTTCGACGTGGTGCTGCGCCTGGCCCCGGAGCTGCGCCAGAACATCAACAACGTGCGGCAGCTGCTGGTGGCCACGCCCCGCGGCGAGCAGATACCGCTGGAACAGGTGGCCACGGTGGACCTGCAGGAGGGCCCCAACCAAATCCAGCGCGACGACGCCAAGCGCCGCATCACGGTGGCCTTCAACGTGCGGGGCCGCGACGTGGAAAGCGTCGTGCGGGAGCTGCAGGGCAAGGTCGATGCGCAGCTGCCGCTGGCCCCGGGCTACTACACCACTTATGGCGGGCAGTTCGAGAACCTGCGCCAGGCCACCGAGCGCTTGGGCATCGCCGTGCCCGTGGCCCTGTTGTTGATTTTTGTGCTCCTGTTCTTCACGTTCCGGTCGCTGAAGCAGTCGGTGCTGATTTTTACGGCCATTCCGCTCTCGGCCATCGGCGGGGTGCTGGCCCTGTGGCTGCGGGGCATGCCCTTCAGCATTTCCGCCGGGGTCGGCTTCATTGCCCTGTTCGGGGTGGCCGTGCTCAACGGCATCGTGCTCATCGGCTATTTCAACCAGCTCAAAGCTGAAGGCCGCCAAAACCTCTACCAGCGCATTCTGGAAGGCACGCAGGTGCGCCTGCGCCCGGTGCTGATGACGGCCACGGTGGCCTCGCTGGGTTTTCTGCCCATGGCCCTGTCGCAATCGGCGGGGGCCGAAGTGCAACGGCCGCTGGCCACCGTCGTGATTGGCGGCTTAGTCACGGCCACCCTGCTGACCTTGCTGGTGCTGCCGGTGCTCTACGCGTGGTCCGAGCGCATCGCCCAGCCGGCCGAAAAGCCAACGCCGGCCCCGGTCCTGCCGGCTTCCCTGGTCCTGTTCCTGGGCTTGCTTGGCGGGGTGCTGACGGGCTCGCCGGCGCGGGCCCAGGGTCCTCTGTCGGCCACCCAGGCCGTCAGGCAAGCCCTGCAAGCTAACGGCACGGTGCAGGCTGCGCAACGCGCGTTGGAAGCCCAGCAGGCCCTGCGCCGCACGGCCTACGACGTGGGCCGCACCACTCTTGTCGGCACGTACGGCTCCATCAATTCGCCCCAGCCCGACAACGTGGTGAGCATTGGGCAGTCGCTGGCGCTGCCCGGGTACTACCGCGCGCAGGCCGGCCTGAGCCAGGCGCAGGTTGCGGGGCGGGAGCAGCAGTTGGCACAGGTACAGGCCGAGTTGCGCCGGCAAGTGCGCCGCAGCTACGAGCAGGCGGTCTACGCCCGCCACCGCCTGCGCACCCTGCGCGGGCAGGACAGCATCTATTCCGAGTTTCTGCGGGCAGCGCAGTTGCGGTTTAAAACCGGCGAGGTGAACCGACTGGAACCGGCCAACGCCATCATCCAGCAGGGCGAAACCCAGAACCTGCTGGCCCAGAGTCGCGCCGACCTGGTGGTGGCCCAACGGCAACTGCAGGCGCTGCTGCAGGCCCCGCAGGCCATTACCGTCGCCGACAGCACCCTGCAGTTATTGCCCCCTCCCCCCGCCGACACCGCCCGCTTGGCGGCCACGCCCCAGGCCCGAGCCCTGCAGCAGCAGATAGCCGAGCGACGGGCTGAAACGCGGCTGGAACGGGCCCGGGGCCTACCCGAAGTAAGCGTGGGCTATACGAACCAGTCGCTGCGCGGCGTCTACGAGGAAGGCGGCCGCCCTGTGACCTACGGGCCCGGTGACCGGTTCCACAGCGTGCAGGCTGGGGTGGCCCTTCCGTTGGTGCGGGGGCCGCAGCGCGCCCGCGTGCAGGCAGCCCAGCTGCAGGAGCAGGTGGCCGCGGCCACCTACCAGCGCTACCGGGCCGAAGCGGCGGCCCAGCTGGACGAGCTCCGCACGCGCCTGCAGGAGCAGCAGCGGCGCGTGCGGTTTTACGAGCAAACGGCCTTGCCCCAGGCCGCCGCGATTGTCCGGCTAAGCCAGCTCTCCTACAAAGCCGGCGAAACCACCTATTCCGAGTTGCTGCTCAACCTGGAGCGCGCCCTGAGCGTGCGCACGGCCTACCTCGATGCCGTGCTGCAGCACAACCAGACCGTCATTGACCTGGATTACCTGCTCGGCGCCGCCCAGTAA
- a CDS encoding heavy metal translocating P-type ATPase: MPDPTSPDTNDELNTAKQAKLENVGALSRDQLTPDAAAEPEGHDVPGHDHRAPHRPPGKRVVNLAGQPVIASPAPAPTRDGDDAGVNPYLLPGISLLLLLTGLALDYYRVGFFAGYVRLAWYAVAFLLVGWKVIRSALQSIPSGNVFNEFLLMSLATLGAFAIGEYPEGVAVMLFYTVGELFQDAAVNRAKRSIRALLEIQATEVTVLRDGQAVVLDPKQVAVGDTIEVKPGEKVALDGTLVQGPASLNTAALTGESVPQTKQAGEPVLAGMVNLESLIQVAVTAGYQDTKLAKILALVQDAVGRKAKTQQFITKFAKTYTPIVVLLAALLVAVPYFVVEDYVFRDWLYRALVFLVISCPCALVVSIPLGYFGGIGAASRTGILFKGSNFLDAMRELDTVVMDKTGTLTQGVFAVQQVQPAPGTAPEQLLRLLGALETKSTHPIAKAVVTHVGAAAAGVAVENVEEIAGHGLRGRVDGRDVLAGNTKLLAKFRVAYPPEVDQVVDSIVVAAVNGQYAGYLTVADAPKEDAARAVQELKADGITKLVMLSGDKDSIVQRVATALGITEAHGGLLPEDKARYVQQYKDAGHKLAFVGDGVNDAPVVALADVGIAMGGLGSDATIETADVVIQTDHPSKIATARRIARATHTVVWQNIWLAFAVKGVVLALGAGGLATMWEAVFADVGVALLAILNAVRIQRMRF; encoded by the coding sequence ATGCCTGACCCTACTTCCCCCGATACCAACGACGAGCTCAACACCGCCAAGCAGGCGAAACTCGAAAACGTGGGCGCGCTCAGCCGCGACCAGCTTACCCCCGACGCGGCCGCCGAGCCCGAAGGCCACGATGTGCCCGGTCACGACCACCGCGCCCCGCACCGCCCCCCCGGCAAGCGGGTGGTGAACCTGGCCGGCCAGCCCGTCATCGCCTCCCCCGCACCTGCCCCCACCCGGGACGGTGATGACGCCGGCGTTAACCCGTACCTGCTGCCGGGTATCAGCCTGCTGCTGCTGTTAACCGGCCTTGCCCTGGACTATTACCGGGTGGGGTTCTTCGCCGGCTACGTGCGGCTGGCCTGGTACGCCGTGGCCTTTCTGCTGGTGGGCTGGAAAGTCATTCGCTCGGCGCTGCAAAGCATTCCGTCGGGCAATGTCTTCAACGAGTTTCTGCTCATGAGCCTGGCCACGCTCGGCGCCTTTGCCATCGGGGAGTACCCGGAAGGCGTGGCCGTGATGCTGTTCTACACCGTGGGCGAGCTGTTCCAGGACGCGGCCGTGAACCGGGCCAAGCGCAGCATCCGGGCATTGCTGGAAATTCAAGCCACCGAAGTCACGGTCCTGCGCGACGGGCAGGCCGTGGTGCTCGACCCCAAGCAGGTGGCGGTGGGCGATACCATTGAGGTGAAGCCCGGCGAGAAAGTGGCCCTCGACGGTACGTTGGTCCAAGGTCCGGCCTCGCTGAACACTGCCGCCCTAACCGGCGAATCGGTTCCCCAGACCAAGCAGGCGGGCGAGCCGGTGCTCGCGGGCATGGTCAACCTCGAATCGTTGATTCAGGTCGCCGTAACGGCTGGCTACCAGGACACCAAGCTGGCCAAAATCCTGGCCCTGGTGCAGGACGCGGTGGGGCGCAAGGCCAAGACCCAGCAGTTCATCACCAAGTTTGCCAAGACCTACACGCCCATCGTGGTGCTGCTGGCCGCGCTGCTCGTGGCCGTTCCCTACTTCGTGGTCGAGGATTACGTGTTTCGCGACTGGCTTTACCGAGCCCTGGTGTTCCTGGTTATTTCCTGCCCCTGTGCGCTGGTGGTGAGCATCCCACTGGGCTACTTCGGCGGCATCGGCGCTGCTTCCAGAACGGGCATTCTCTTCAAGGGCTCTAACTTTCTGGACGCGATGCGCGAGCTCGACACCGTGGTCATGGACAAAACGGGTACCCTCACCCAGGGCGTGTTTGCTGTGCAGCAGGTGCAGCCCGCGCCCGGCACGGCACCCGAGCAGCTGCTGCGCCTGCTGGGGGCGCTGGAAACCAAGTCGACCCACCCCATTGCCAAGGCGGTGGTCACGCACGTGGGCGCCGCCGCGGCTGGCGTGGCGGTGGAAAACGTGGAAGAAATTGCCGGCCATGGCCTGCGCGGCCGGGTGGACGGGCGCGACGTACTGGCCGGCAACACCAAGCTGCTCGCCAAGTTCCGCGTGGCCTATCCGCCCGAGGTGGACCAGGTGGTGGACAGCATCGTGGTGGCCGCCGTCAACGGGCAGTACGCCGGCTACCTGACCGTGGCCGACGCCCCGAAGGAGGACGCGGCCCGCGCCGTGCAGGAGTTGAAAGCCGATGGCATCACGAAGCTGGTCATGCTCTCCGGCGACAAGGACAGCATCGTGCAGCGGGTGGCCACCGCGTTGGGCATCACCGAAGCCCACGGCGGGCTGCTGCCCGAAGACAAGGCCCGCTACGTGCAGCAGTACAAGGACGCGGGCCATAAACTGGCCTTCGTGGGCGATGGGGTGAACGATGCCCCCGTGGTAGCCCTGGCCGACGTGGGCATTGCCATGGGCGGCCTGGGCTCGGACGCCACCATTGAAACGGCCGACGTGGTGATTCAGACCGACCATCCCAGCAAGATTGCCACGGCCCGGCGCATTGCCCGCGCAACGCATACGGTGGTGTGGCAGAACATCTGGCTGGCCTTTGCCGTGAAAGGTGTGGTGCTGGCCCTGGGCGCCGGCGGCCTGGCCACCATGTGGGAAGCCGTCTTTGCCGACGTGGGCGTGGCCCTGCTGGCCATTTTGAACGCCGTGCGCATTCAGCGGATGCGATTCTAA
- a CDS encoding efflux RND transporter periplasmic adaptor subunit yields MNKIASLLLLLSLSLAGCSKEKPESADAESTDARKTEAGEASAGNADEAAEASDVVTLSPAEQQAGGLKTGRLSTRAMGAGLAVNGTLDVPPESAVSITAPLGGYVQSTELLQGTRVRKGEALAVLRNPEFVTLQKEYLELRSRLKFANAELARQRELYQQEVAPLKNYQRAQAEAEALQVQTAAQAAQLRIAGLPVGGPITTTATLRAPRAGFVRAVNVTVGQSVTATEPLFEIVDPEHLHVELVVFEKDVARVQKGQLIRFTLASDSAGSRRERTARVYLVGKAIGEDRTVRVHGHLDQENDPALLPGLYVRATIETGRSDATALPNAALVRFEGNNYAFAVEAPGRYRMVPVTLGRSEDDYTEVTLPETVPATTTFVTDGAYSLLAKLKNAEEEE; encoded by the coding sequence ATGAATAAAATAGCATCCCTGTTGCTGCTGCTGAGCCTGTCGCTGGCCGGCTGCAGCAAAGAAAAACCTGAGTCCGCCGACGCGGAAAGCACCGACGCCCGGAAAACAGAAGCGGGCGAGGCCTCGGCCGGAAACGCCGACGAAGCAGCCGAAGCCTCGGACGTAGTGACGCTCTCGCCGGCAGAGCAACAGGCCGGCGGCCTGAAAACCGGGCGCCTGAGCACCCGGGCGATGGGCGCGGGCTTGGCCGTGAACGGCACGCTGGACGTGCCGCCGGAAAGCGCCGTGTCCATTACGGCGCCGCTGGGCGGCTACGTGCAAAGCACCGAGCTGCTGCAGGGTACCCGCGTGCGCAAGGGCGAAGCCCTGGCCGTGCTGCGCAACCCCGAATTTGTCACCCTGCAGAAGGAGTACCTGGAGCTGCGCAGCCGCCTGAAGTTTGCCAACGCCGAGCTGGCCCGCCAGCGCGAGCTCTACCAGCAGGAAGTGGCACCGCTCAAAAACTACCAGCGGGCCCAGGCCGAAGCGGAAGCCCTGCAGGTGCAAACGGCCGCGCAGGCCGCGCAGCTGCGCATCGCCGGGCTGCCGGTAGGCGGACCCATCACCACCACGGCCACGCTACGGGCGCCCAGGGCGGGCTTCGTGCGGGCCGTGAACGTGACGGTGGGCCAGAGCGTGACGGCCACCGAGCCGCTGTTTGAAATCGTGGACCCCGAGCACCTGCACGTGGAATTGGTCGTTTTCGAGAAGGACGTGGCCCGGGTGCAGAAAGGACAGCTGATACGCTTCACGCTGGCCAGTGACTCCGCCGGCTCCCGCCGCGAGCGAACCGCCCGGGTATACTTGGTGGGCAAGGCCATCGGCGAGGACCGCACCGTGCGCGTGCACGGCCACCTCGACCAGGAAAACGACCCCGCCCTGCTACCGGGCCTGTACGTGCGGGCCACCATCGAAACCGGCCGCTCCGACGCCACCGCCCTGCCCAATGCCGCCCTGGTGCGCTTTGAGGGCAACAACTACGCCTTTGCCGTAGAGGCGCCCGGCCGCTACCGGATGGTGCCCGTGACGCTGGGCCGTAGCGAAGACGACTACACTGAAGTCACCCTGCCGGAAACCGTGCCGGCGACAACCACCTTCGTTACGGACGGGGCCTACTCGCTGCTGGCCAAACTGAAAAACGCCGAAGAGGAAGAGTAG
- a CDS encoding ArsR/SmtB family transcription factor produces the protein MTKKATACIRVFADTARIEQCQARLAHVEPALQSLASVLALAGNEVRLKILLLLADEQQLCVCDIADVLQMTVSAVSQHLRKLKDGGVLHAHKVGQTVFYALSQPHLPILQPLLAGLAATPSLQSAL, from the coding sequence ATGACTAAAAAAGCTACTGCCTGCATCCGGGTATTCGCTGATACGGCCCGTATCGAGCAGTGCCAGGCGCGATTGGCGCACGTTGAGCCGGCCCTTCAGTCCCTGGCCTCGGTCCTAGCCCTGGCCGGCAACGAGGTGCGCCTAAAAATTCTGCTGCTACTGGCCGACGAACAGCAGTTGTGCGTGTGCGACATCGCCGACGTGCTGCAAATGACCGTCTCGGCCGTGTCCCAGCACTTACGCAAGCTCAAAGATGGGGGCGTGCTGCACGCCCATAAGGTCGGCCAGACCGTGTTTTATGCCCTCAGCCAACCGCATTTACCCATTCTGCAACCGCTATTGGCGGGCTTAGCGGCCACTCCTTCGCTTCAATCGGCCTTATGA
- a CDS encoding toprim domain-containing protein, with protein MEHELTFQKIKEQVELPELLSHFGYTLKKGEHLGRGKWYVFEGDDTLVVFKGRGGDWMYFNAQDDRDKGSVIDWMKNRVSSGRIAGIAQPPGRNLWQAVNDHFRTYLNLPEQQRPRLELPSIAETAPGEKFHSIFTKDCRPLEDTTYLEGRGISQATLRHPQFVGRILNHRHTVQRPGLPPKTYVNTAFPAYHEGRVVGLELKGDGFKGQAPESQFSRSLWLSRLPEARPATVLVVSESALDTLSYAQLHPQESALYASTAGTLTQNKIFELQRLLREEHIPAIRAAFDNDTQGHHFDTRLLAGLASDQNPMKVVREHEHQLTVEIVAPQPAGVQALSRQLQAYNEHTSQQFSQANGAPGTPATDLTLREQLIHSQKLGAHTYQFHVPMNAAALAAFNLAASQTLAFAHRVEIAKSQGKDWNQDLKQDQLQRVVQRELSPVDEDQHGFGQEHWDNPAQEGLGKIARQHEAQATARAGGQRLLVVELRESRDAVALLPALRENLERVGLTIDHATKHKPGAAREIVTELTLRYAADSPQLLVLSDTLDALRQSPHITVVEPPQDAAERRQQAAAREQTRQAGAALVPSGSAARDQARHAFIHAAGQVARELRKSAATLDAARLQEVSRQLLTKATLTGVNQENVGKVLAVVDTLETVKASPAVIQLRQAAHLLQQPTELAQEVRPRITPRL; from the coding sequence ATGGAACACGAGCTGACTTTTCAGAAAATCAAGGAGCAGGTGGAACTGCCCGAGTTGCTGAGCCACTTCGGCTATACCCTCAAAAAGGGGGAGCACCTGGGCCGGGGCAAGTGGTACGTATTCGAGGGTGACGATACCCTGGTTGTGTTCAAGGGCCGGGGTGGCGACTGGATGTATTTCAACGCCCAGGACGACCGCGACAAGGGCAGCGTCATCGACTGGATGAAAAACCGGGTGAGTTCGGGACGCATCGCGGGTATTGCCCAGCCGCCGGGCCGCAACCTGTGGCAGGCCGTCAACGACCACTTCCGCACCTACCTGAACCTGCCCGAGCAACAGCGGCCCCGGCTTGAGTTGCCGTCCATTGCCGAAACGGCGCCCGGCGAGAAGTTCCACAGCATCTTCACCAAGGATTGCCGGCCGTTGGAAGACACCACGTACCTGGAAGGGCGGGGCATCAGCCAGGCCACGCTCCGACACCCGCAGTTCGTCGGGCGCATTCTCAACCACCGGCATACCGTGCAGCGGCCGGGCCTGCCGCCCAAAACTTACGTCAATACGGCCTTCCCGGCCTACCACGAAGGGCGGGTAGTAGGCTTGGAACTGAAAGGTGACGGCTTCAAGGGCCAAGCGCCGGAAAGCCAGTTTTCCCGCTCGCTGTGGCTCAGCCGGCTGCCCGAGGCACGGCCAGCAACGGTGCTCGTCGTCAGCGAATCGGCCCTCGATACGCTGTCCTACGCGCAGCTGCATCCCCAGGAAAGCGCCCTGTACGCTTCCACCGCCGGCACGCTTACCCAGAACAAGATTTTCGAGCTGCAGCGGCTGCTGCGCGAGGAGCACATTCCAGCCATCCGGGCCGCGTTCGACAATGACACCCAGGGCCACCACTTCGACACGCGGCTGCTGGCGGGCCTGGCCAGCGACCAGAACCCCATGAAGGTTGTGCGGGAGCACGAGCATCAGTTGACCGTCGAAATCGTGGCACCCCAGCCGGCCGGGGTGCAGGCGCTAAGCCGCCAGTTACAGGCCTACAACGAGCACACCAGCCAGCAGTTCAGCCAAGCCAATGGCGCCCCCGGCACGCCGGCTACCGACTTGACCTTACGGGAGCAGCTGATTCACTCGCAGAAGCTAGGAGCACACACTTACCAGTTTCACGTGCCAATGAACGCCGCCGCGCTGGCCGCTTTCAACCTGGCGGCCAGCCAGACTCTGGCCTTTGCGCACCGGGTTGAAATTGCGAAAAGCCAGGGCAAGGACTGGAACCAAGACCTCAAGCAGGACCAGCTGCAACGGGTGGTACAACGCGAATTAAGCCCCGTGGACGAGGACCAGCACGGGTTTGGGCAGGAGCACTGGGACAACCCCGCTCAGGAAGGCCTGGGTAAGATAGCGCGGCAGCACGAAGCGCAGGCGACGGCCCGCGCCGGCGGGCAGCGGCTGCTGGTAGTGGAATTACGTGAAAGCCGGGATGCCGTAGCATTGCTGCCTGCCCTGCGCGAAAACTTGGAGCGAGTGGGGCTAACCATTGACCACGCAACGAAGCACAAACCAGGTGCAGCCCGCGAGATTGTTACGGAGCTGACGTTGCGCTACGCCGCTGATTCGCCCCAACTTCTTGTTCTTAGTGACACGCTAGATGCGTTGCGACAGAGCCCGCACATTACAGTCGTTGAGCCCCCACAGGATGCCGCAGAACGCCGGCAGCAGGCCGCTGCGCGGGAGCAGACGCGACAGGCTGGGGCAGCGTTAGTGCCGAGTGGTTCGGCTGCCCGTGACCAAGCCCGGCACGCGTTTATCCACGCAGCGGGGCAAGTCGCCAGGGAGTTGCGCAAGAGCGCCGCCACCCTGGATGCAGCCCGATTGCAGGAAGTCAGCCGGCAATTGCTGACCAAGGCGACATTAACGGGAGTGAATCAGGAAAACGTCGGGAAGGTTTTAGCAGTTGTCGATACCTTGGAAACAGTAAAGGCCAGTCCAGCAGTAATCCAGCTGCGGCAGGCCGCCCACCTACTGCAGCAGCCTACCGAACTTGCGCAGGAAGTCCGTCCACGAATTACCCCTCGGCTGTAA